The Flavobacteriales bacterium genome contains the following window.
TCAAATTGCATTTGGCTCGTTTGCAATCAAATCAATGGAAGAGTGTTGGATGACAGCTCGTCAAATTGAAGCTGCAAGGATTGCCGTAACAAGATACATGAAAAGAGAAGGTCAAATTTGGATAAGAGTATTTCCTGATAAACCTGTAACTAAAAAACCTGCTGAAGTAAGGATGGGTAAAGGTAAAGGTTCACCAGAGCTTTGGGTAGCTACTGTAAAACCAGGAAGAATCATTTTTGAAGCTGATGGTGTTCCATTAGAAATTGCTAAAGAAGCATTAAGATTAGCAGCTCAAAAGTTACCGATTAAAACCAAATTTATTACAAGAAGAGATTATACAGAATAATATTAAGATCAAAGATAGATGAAGCAAGTAGATATAAAAGATCTTTCGGTTGATGATTTAACTGAAAAACTACAAGAGCAAAAAAGTGTTCTAAATAAATTTAAATTGAGCCATGCGGTTTCTCCATTGGAAAACCCTTCACAAATTAAAGTTGTTAGAAGAACAATTGCTAGAATTAATACAGAACTTAGAAAAAGAGTGCTTCAGGCATAAAATAACTTAAGATGGAAGATAGAAACTTAAGAAAAGAGAGAGTTGGTTTGGTTGTTAGTAACAAAATGGACAAATCAATTACCGTTACAGTAGAAAGAAAGGTGAAACACCCTATCTACGGTAAGTTTGTTAAAACTACAACAAAGTTCATGGCTCATGACGAAAAAAATGACTGTAACATTGGTGATACAGTTAAAATAATGGAAACAAAACCATTGAGCAAAAACAAATGTTGGAGATTAGTTGAAATTTTAGAAAGAGCTAAATAATATGATACAAGTAGAATCAAGATTATCTGTTGCAGACAATAGCGGAGCTAAAGAAGTACTTTGTATAAAAGTATTAGGTGGTACAAGAAGAAGATATGCTTCTGTTGGAGATACCATCGTTGTTAGTGTTAAACACGCTATGCCTTCAGGTAACGTAAAAAAAGGTGCTGTTGCTAAAGCAGTAGTGGTAAGAACAAGAAAAGAAATTAGAAGACCTGATGGTTCGTACATTAGATTTGACGATAATGCTGCTGTTCTTTTAAATGCTGCTGGTGAAATGAGAGGAACAAGGATTTTTGGACCTGTAGCAAGAGAACTACGTGAAAAAGAGTTTATGAAAATTGTATCATTAGCTCCAGAAGTACTATAAATAAGAAATTTTTTAGTTATGACTAAATTTAATATAAAAAAGGGAGACACTGTAAAAGTTATTGCAGGAGAATCTAAAGGTGCTGAGGGTACAGTTAAAAAAGTGTACTTAGAGAAAAGCAGAGTTATTGTTGAGGGTGATGATATTAAAAAAGTATCAAAACACACAAAACCAAATGCTGCAAATCCTCAAGGTGGAATTGTACACCAAGAAGCAACTATTCATATTTCTAACGTAATGGTGATTGACCCTAAATCGGGTAAACCATCAAGAATTGGTAGAAAAGTGGATGCAAAAGGTAAAAAAGTAAGATATTCTAAAAAATCAGGGGAGGTTATAGCATAATGAATTACGCACCTAGATTAAAAGTTAAGTATAAAGAAGAAATAGTTTCTTCTTTAAAAGATAAGTTTGGTTACAGCTCAATAATGCAAGTACCTAGACTACAAAAAATTTGTTTAAACCAAGGAGTTGGAGAAGCTGTTTCTGATAAAAGATTAATTGAATCTGCATTAGAAGAAATGACTATTATTTCTGGTCAAAAAGCTAACGCTACTTACTCTAAAAAAGATATCTCTAACTTTAAGTTAAGAAAAGGTATTCCAATTGGAGCAAGAGTAACGCTTAGAGGTGACAAAATGTATGAATTCTTAGACAGATTAATTGCTGTTGCTTTACCAAGAACTAGAGATTTTAGAGGAGTTGAAGCAAGAGGTTTTGATGGTCAAGGAAATTATACACTTGGTGTTAAAGAACAAATTATCTTTCCAGAGATTGATATTGATAAAATCAAAAATGTAACTGGTATGGATATTACTTTTGTAACGTCTGCTAAAACCAACGAGGAAGGAATGGCATTATTAACTGAATTCGGTTTACCGTTTAAGAAAAAATAAGAGATATGGCTAAAGAATCAATGAAAGCGAGAGAACGCAAAAGAGAAGCTATGGTTGCTAAATATGCAGAAAAAAGAGCTGCATTGAAAGAAGCTGGCGATTGGGAAGCGTTACAAAAATTACCAAAAAACTCTTCGAAAGTTAGATTACACAATAGATGTCAATTAACTGGAAGACCAAGAGGTTATATGAGACAATTTGGTATTTCTCGTGTTACTTTTAGAGAAATGGCTTCTTCAGGATTAATACCTGGAATTAGAAAAGCAAGCTGGTAATTAACAATAATACAGAATGAAGAATTTGAAATAAACAAATTCTATAATTATAATAACAATGACAGATCCAATAGCAGATTTTTTAACAAGAATCAGAAACGCTGCAAGCGCAAAACATAGAATAGTTGATATTCCTGCGTCTAATATTAAAAAAGAAATGACTAAAATTCTTTTTGATAAAGGATACATCTTAAACTATAAGTTTGAGGATACTAATACTCAAGGAAATATTAAAATAGCTTTAAAATATCATCCTAAAACTAAAGTTTCTGCAATTACGAATATCGAAAGAGCAAGTAAACCAGGTTTAAGAAAATATTCTGGCTCAGCTGAATTACCAAGAGTAATTAATGGCTTAGGTGTTGCTATCGTTTCTACTTCAAAAGGAGTAATGACAGATAAAGAAGCAAGAAGAGAGAATGTTGGTGGTGAAGTTTTATGTTACGTTTATTAATTAGTAAGATTTAAAATTATGTCAAGAATAGGAAATGCACCAATTGATATACCTAGTGGTGTTGAAATAAAAGTTGAAAATGGTCTTGTTACAGTTAAAGGTCCAAAGGGTGTTTTGACTCAAGAAGTTGATGACTGTGTTACTGTTGAAGTGGTAGATAAAGTTATTAATGTAAAGAGAAAAACTGAGGAAATTCCTCACAAAGCAAAACATGGTCTTTACAGATCTTTAATCAACAATATGGTTGAAGGTGTTTCTAAAGGTTTTAAAACTGAACAAGAATTAGTAGGTGTTGGATATAGAGCAAGCAATACAGGTCAAAATCTTGAATTATCTCTAGGATTTTCTCACAATATTGTTTTTCAATTACCAGCAGAAATTAAAGTTACTACTGCTACTGAAAGAGGGAAAAATCCAACAATTATTCTTGAGTCACATGACAAACAGTTAATAGGTCATGTAGCTGCAAAAATCAGATCACTAAGAAAACCGGAACCATATAAAGGTAAAGGTATTAAGTTCGTTGGTGAACAATTAAGAAGAAAAGCAGGAAAATCTGCAGGTAAAAAATAATTCATAATAAAAAAGTATTATGGCACTAAGTAAAAAAGATAGAAGATTAAGAATTAAAAGAAGAATTAGAAAGGTTGTGAAAGGTACTACCTCGCATCCAAGACTATCTGTTTTTAGAAGTAATAATGAGATTTATGCTCAAATTATTAACGACGAAACAGCTACAACTCTAGTTGCTGCATCTTCTGTTCAAAAAGACATTAAATCTGCAAAAGGAACTAAAAAGGAAATTGCTGCCTTAGTTGGTAAAGCAATTGCTGAAAAAGCTGTAAAAGCAGGAATAGAAAATATCGCTTTCGATAGAAATGGTTATTTATACCATGGAAGAGTTCAGGCTCTTGCCGAAGGTGCTCGTGAAGGTGGATTAAAATTCTAAATAAAAGTATTAGAGAAAATTGTTATGACAAATTCAAACACAAAAAGAGTTAGATCAATAGAAACTGAACTTAAAGATAAATTAGTTGCTATTAATAGAGTAACTAAAGTAACTAAAGGTGGTAGAAATTTCAGTTTTTCAGCAATAGTAGTTGTTGGTGATGAGAAAAATGTGGTAGGACACGGATTAGGTAAAGCTAATGAAGTAACCGAAGCAATTACTAAAGGTATTGAGGCTGCTAAGAAAAATTTAATTAAAGTTCCAGTATTAAACGGAACAATACCTCACGAACAAAACGGTAAGTTTGGTGGTGCTAGAGTATTCATCAGACCTGCATCGCACGGTACTGGTGTTATTGCTGGTGGTGCTATGCGTGCTGTATTCGAAAGTGTTGGTATTACTGATGTATTAGCAAAATCAAAAGGATCTTCAAATCCTCACAACGTTGTAAAAGCTACATTAAATGCTTTAGAACAATTAAGAGATGCTTACAGTGTTGCTGACCAAAGAGGTATTGATTTAGATAAAGTATTTAACGGTTAAGAAAATGGCAAAAATTAAAATCAAACAAGTAAAAAGTCAAATTAAAAGACCAGCTAACCAAAAAAAGACGTTAGTTGCTCTTGGCTTAAGAAAAATGAACCAAACTGTAGAACATGAAGCTACTCCTCAAATATTAGGAATGGTTAGAACTGTTCAACATTTAGTTCAAGTTGAAAAATAATAATATAATATAATTAAGATGAACTTATCAAATTTAAAACCTGCGGAAGGTTCAACAAAACAGCGTAAGCGAGTAGGACGTGGTCAAGGATCAGGAAGAGGTGGTACTTCAACAAGAGGACACAAGGGAGCGAAATCTAGATCAGGTTATTCAAGAAAAATTGGTTTTGAAGGTGGTCAAATGCCTCTTCAAAGACGTGTCCCTAAATTTGGATTTACCAACGTAAATCGTAAAGAATTTAAAGGAATCAATTTAGACTCTCTTCAATTTTTAGTAGACAACAAAAAAGTTAAAGAAATTACAATTGACGTGATTTTAGAAAACGGTTTAGCTTCTAAAAATGATAAAATTAAAATTTTAGGAAGAGGTGAATTAAAAGCAAAATTAGATGTAACTGTTCACGCTTTTTCAGCAACTGCTAAAGCAGCTATTGAAGCAGCAGGAGGTACAGCAAATACTCTTTAAATAAAGAATGAAAAAATTTATAAATACAATAAAAAACATTTGGAGTATTGAAGACCTAAGAGCTCGAATTATTACTACACTAGGATTATTATTAGTGTATAGATTGGGTTCTTATGTTGTTCTTCCAGGTGTAGATTCTTCAGCATTAGAGGCAGCAAATGCTAATAATGCAAGTGGAGGGTTATTGGATTTGATTAATATATTTGCCGGTGGAGCTTTTTCTAGAGCGTCGATATTTGCTTTAGGGATTATGCCTTACATTTCTGCTTCTATTGTTATTCAGTTGCTAGGTATGGCTATACCATATTTTCAGCGGTTACAAAAAGAAGGAGAGAGTGGTAGAAGAAAAGTTAATCAAATTACTCGATTTTTAACCATAGTTATTACTGGATTTCAAGCGCCAGGTTACATTGCTTCACAAATTACAACCCATCAAGGAGTTGTTCCTGATGCAGGTCCAATGTGGTGGTTCTCTACCGTATTGTTACTTGTAACAGGTACTATGTTTGTAATGTGGATTGGTGAAAGAATTACTGAAAAAGGAATTGGAAACGGTATATCTTTATTGATTATGATTGGTATCGTAGCTAATCTACCATCTGCGTTTATCTTTGAAATTGCTTCGAGATTTGGTATTGGTGGTGTTGGTGGTCCAATTATCTTGTTAATTGAGGTTGCATTACTTTTATTAGTTATTGTATTATCTATCTTGTTAGTACAAGGCACTAGAAGAATTCCAGTACAATATGCTAAAAGAATTGTTGGAAATAAACAATATGGTGGTGTTCGTCAGTATATTCCTTTAAAGGTTAATGCTGCTGGAGTTATGCCAATCATCTTTGCTCAAGCAATTATGTTTATTCCATTAACATTAGCTGGTTTTGGTGAAGGTTCGGTAACATCATGGTTTGTAACTACATTTAGTAATCCAGCTGGTTTTGCATATAACTTAACATTTGCATTAATGATTATTGCATTTACTTACTTCTATACAGCGGTAACAGTAAATCCTAATCAAATGGCTGATGATATGAAACGTAATGGTGGTTTTATACCAGGTATTAAACCAGGTAAAAAAACCTCAGAGTTTATTGATAATGTGATGTCGAGAATAACATTGCCAGGATCTATATTTTTAGCATTGGTTGCAATATTACCAGCTTTTGCTATGGTTGCTGGAGTAAATAATTCATTTGCTTATTTCTACGGTGGAACTTCACTATTAATTATGGTGGGTGTTATTTTAGATACATTGCAACAAATTGAAAGTCATTTATTAATGCGTCATTATGATGGATTAATGAAAACAGGGAAAATAAAAGGAAGATCTAGCACAGGAATGGGTATGGCTGGATAATGTTTTATGGGAAAGATTTTTTATAAAACAGAAGAAGAGATTGAGTTAATAAGAGAAAGTTCTTTACTTGTTGGTAAAACATTAGCGGAAGTTGCTAAAATTATTAAGCCTGGTGTAACAACATTAGAGTTAGATAAAATAGCAGAAGAGTTTATTAGAGATAACAATGCAGTTCCTGGTTTTTTAGGAATGTATGATTTCCCTAATACCTTATGTACTTCTTTAAATGCTGCTGTTGTTCATGGTATTCCGAATAATAAACCGTTA
Protein-coding sequences here:
- the rpsE gene encoding 30S ribosomal protein S5 codes for the protein MTNSNTKRVRSIETELKDKLVAINRVTKVTKGGRNFSFSAIVVVGDEKNVVGHGLGKANEVTEAITKGIEAAKKNLIKVPVLNGTIPHEQNGKFGGARVFIRPASHGTGVIAGGAMRAVFESVGITDVLAKSKGSSNPHNVVKATLNALEQLRDAYSVADQRGIDLDKVFNG
- the rpsH gene encoding 30S ribosomal protein S8; the encoded protein is MTMTDPIADFLTRIRNAASAKHRIVDIPASNIKKEMTKILFDKGYILNYKFEDTNTQGNIKIALKYHPKTKVSAITNIERASKPGLRKYSGSAELPRVINGLGVAIVSTSKGVMTDKEARRENVGGEVLCYVY
- the rplN gene encoding 50S ribosomal protein L14, whose product is MIQVESRLSVADNSGAKEVLCIKVLGGTRRRYASVGDTIVVSVKHAMPSGNVKKGAVAKAVVVRTRKEIRRPDGSYIRFDDNAAVLLNAAGEMRGTRIFGPVARELREKEFMKIVSLAPEVL
- the rpmC gene encoding 50S ribosomal protein L29 produces the protein MKQVDIKDLSVDDLTEKLQEQKSVLNKFKLSHAVSPLENPSQIKVVRRTIARINTELRKRVLQA
- the rpmD gene encoding 50S ribosomal protein L30; translated protein: MAKIKIKQVKSQIKRPANQKKTLVALGLRKMNQTVEHEATPQILGMVRTVQHLVQVEK
- the rplE gene encoding 50S ribosomal protein L5; the encoded protein is MNYAPRLKVKYKEEIVSSLKDKFGYSSIMQVPRLQKICLNQGVGEAVSDKRLIESALEEMTIISGQKANATYSKKDISNFKLRKGIPIGARVTLRGDKMYEFLDRLIAVALPRTRDFRGVEARGFDGQGNYTLGVKEQIIFPEIDIDKIKNVTGMDITFVTSAKTNEEGMALLTEFGLPFKKK
- the rpsN gene encoding 30S ribosomal protein S14; this encodes MAKESMKARERKREAMVAKYAEKRAALKEAGDWEALQKLPKNSSKVRLHNRCQLTGRPRGYMRQFGISRVTFREMASSGLIPGIRKASW
- the rplX gene encoding 50S ribosomal protein L24, with protein sequence MTKFNIKKGDTVKVIAGESKGAEGTVKKVYLEKSRVIVEGDDIKKVSKHTKPNAANPQGGIVHQEATIHISNVMVIDPKSGKPSRIGRKVDAKGKKVRYSKKSGEVIA
- the rpsQ gene encoding 30S ribosomal protein S17 yields the protein MEDRNLRKERVGLVVSNKMDKSITVTVERKVKHPIYGKFVKTTTKFMAHDEKNDCNIGDTVKIMETKPLSKNKCWRLVEILERAK
- the rplO gene encoding 50S ribosomal protein L15, translating into MNLSNLKPAEGSTKQRKRVGRGQGSGRGGTSTRGHKGAKSRSGYSRKIGFEGGQMPLQRRVPKFGFTNVNRKEFKGINLDSLQFLVDNKKVKEITIDVILENGLASKNDKIKILGRGELKAKLDVTVHAFSATAKAAIEAAGGTANTL
- the rplF gene encoding 50S ribosomal protein L6, producing the protein MSRIGNAPIDIPSGVEIKVENGLVTVKGPKGVLTQEVDDCVTVEVVDKVINVKRKTEEIPHKAKHGLYRSLINNMVEGVSKGFKTEQELVGVGYRASNTGQNLELSLGFSHNIVFQLPAEIKVTTATERGKNPTIILESHDKQLIGHVAAKIRSLRKPEPYKGKGIKFVGEQLRRKAGKSAGKK
- a CDS encoding 50S ribosomal protein L18 — encoded protein: MALSKKDRRLRIKRRIRKVVKGTTSHPRLSVFRSNNEIYAQIINDETATTLVAASSVQKDIKSAKGTKKEIAALVGKAIAEKAVKAGIENIAFDRNGYLYHGRVQALAEGAREGGLKF
- the rplP gene encoding 50S ribosomal protein L16: MLQPKRTKYRKMQKGRMKGNALRGSQIAFGSFAIKSMEECWMTARQIEAARIAVTRYMKREGQIWIRVFPDKPVTKKPAEVRMGKGKGSPELWVATVKPGRIIFEADGVPLEIAKEALRLAAQKLPIKTKFITRRDYTE
- the secY gene encoding preprotein translocase subunit SecY; translated protein: MKKFINTIKNIWSIEDLRARIITTLGLLLVYRLGSYVVLPGVDSSALEAANANNASGGLLDLINIFAGGAFSRASIFALGIMPYISASIVIQLLGMAIPYFQRLQKEGESGRRKVNQITRFLTIVITGFQAPGYIASQITTHQGVVPDAGPMWWFSTVLLLVTGTMFVMWIGERITEKGIGNGISLLIMIGIVANLPSAFIFEIASRFGIGGVGGPIILLIEVALLLLVIVLSILLVQGTRRIPVQYAKRIVGNKQYGGVRQYIPLKVNAAGVMPIIFAQAIMFIPLTLAGFGEGSVTSWFVTTFSNPAGFAYNLTFALMIIAFTYFYTAVTVNPNQMADDMKRNGGFIPGIKPGKKTSEFIDNVMSRITLPGSIFLALVAILPAFAMVAGVNNSFAYFYGGTSLLIMVGVILDTLQQIESHLLMRHYDGLMKTGKIKGRSSTGMGMAG